The following are encoded together in the Vigna angularis cultivar LongXiaoDou No.4 chromosome 9, ASM1680809v1, whole genome shotgun sequence genome:
- the LOC108346700 gene encoding laccase-7, producing MKRFLFTLASAFALFLASSCVSAAVVEHTFNIGNLTVSRLCNQRVITAVNGSLPGPTINVEEGDTLVVHAINDSPYNITLHWHGIFQLLSAWADGPESVTQCPIRPGERYTYKYNITGQEGTLWWHSHSSFLRSTVYGALIIRPRKGNTYPFPSFYQEIPLLIGEWWNANVVDVENDAQETGLGPVESDAYTINGLPGDSYNCSQNQTYQVQVKHGKTYLLRIINAALNEQHFFMIANHTFTVVAIDASYTKPYNTDVIVLAPGQTVDALMTANQTRASYYMVFTPYHSNPNVGINANITRGLLVYHNATSASPVMPSLPPQTDTPTVHKFYTNITGLGYGPHWVPVPRHVDEHMFVTFGIGLDHCNETGPNACNGLNFRLSANMNNESFVLPKGLSMMEAMYRNVSGVYTRDFPSNPPFEFNYTDPALETNGTDIAFAPKSTKVKTLRFNSTVQVVLQNTAILARENHPIHLHSFNFHVLAQGFGNYDANVDESKFNLNNPQIRNTIAVPVGGWAVIRFQANNPGMWLMHCHLETHLPWGLAMAFEVENGPEPWKLPPPPADLPQC from the exons ATGAAGCGTTTTCTGTTTACTTTGGCCTCGGCTTTTGCTCTTTTCCTAGCTTCTTCCTGCGTTTCTGCTGCTGTAGTTGAACACACTTTCAAT ATTGGTAACCTGACTGTGTCACGCTTGTGCAATCAGCGTGTGATTACAGCAGTTAATGGAAGCCTACCTGGGCCAACGATTAACGTTGAAGAGGGTGACACTCTTGTGGTTCATGCAATTAACGATTCACCCTACAATATTACCCTTCATTG GCATGgaatttttcaacttttgagtGCTTGGGCAGACGGTCCTGAATCTGTAACTCAGTGTCCAATACGTCCTGGTGAAAGGTATAcctataaatataacataacaGGACAAGAAGGTACCCTTTGGTGGCATTCACACTCTTCTTTTCTACGTTCAACTGTTTATGGGGCTCTCATCATTCGCCCTCGAAAAGGAAACACATACCCTTTTCCTTCATTTTACCAAGAAATCCCTCTATTGATTg GGGAGTGGTGGAATGCTAATGTTGTTGATGTGGAGAACGATGCACAGGAAACTGGTCTCGGTCCAGTTGAGTCAGATGCCTACACCATTAACGGCTTGCCCGGTGATTCTTACAATTGCTCTCAAAATC AGACATACCAAGTCCAGGTGAAGCATGGAAAAACCTATTTGCTACGCATCATCAACGCTGCGCTCAATGAGCAACACTTTTTCATGATAGCCAATCACACATTCACAGTGGTAGCGATCGACGCTTCCTACACCAAACCCTACAACACCGATGTTATTGTTCTTGCCCCAGGCCAAACCGTGGATGCACTCATGACAGCAAACCAAACCCGAGCTTCTTACTACATGGTTTTCACCCCATACCACTCCAACCCCAACGTCGGAATCAACGCCAACATAACCCGAGGCTTGCTCGTTTACCACAATGCTACGTCGGCATCACCCGTCATGCCAAGCCTTCCGCCCCAAACAGACACACCCACGGTCCACAAGTTTTACACCAACATCACGGGCTTGGGCTACGGGCCCCACTGGGTCCCCGTGCCACGTCACGTCGACGAACACATGTTCGTAACTTTTGGGATCGGGTTAGACCACTGTAACGAGACCGGACCAAACGCCTGTAATGGGCTAAACTTTAGACTCTCCGCCAACATGAACAATGAGTCGTTTGTTTTGCCTAAGGGGCTTTCTATGATGGAGGCTATGTACCGAAATGTGAGTGGTGTTTACACAAGAGATTTTCCTAGTAATCCTCCGTTTGAGTTTAACTACACTGATCCAGCTTTGGAGACTAACGGTACGGACATAGCGTTTGCACCAAAATCGACTAAGGTGAAGACTTTGAGGTTCAACTCGACGGTGCAAGTTGTGCTTCAGAATACGGCTATACTGGCCAGGGAGAATCATCCCATTCACCTTCACAGCTTCAATTTCCATGTCTTGGCACAAGGGTTTGGGAATTATGATGCAAACGTTGACGAATCAAAGTTTAATTTGAATAATCCTCAGATTCGTAACACGATTGCAGTGCCGGTCGGAGGATGGGCCGTTATTAGATTCCAAGCAAATAATCCag GTATGTGGCTTATGCACTGCCATTTGGAGACTCATTTGCCATGGGGGTTAGCGATGGCTTTTGAGGTTGAAAATGGACCTGAACCATGGAAGTTGCCTCCGCCACCAGCTGATTTGCCGCAGTGTTAA